A section of the Rhizobium sp. BT03 genome encodes:
- a CDS encoding cold-shock protein: MTTGTVKWFNSTKGFGFIQPDDGGADAFVHISAVERAGMREIVEGQKIGYELERDNKSGKMSACNLRTA; encoded by the coding sequence ATGACCACTGGCACAGTTAAATGGTTCAATTCCACCAAGGGCTTCGGCTTCATTCAGCCTGATGACGGCGGCGCTGACGCCTTCGTTCACATCTCTGCCGTCGAGCGCGCCGGAATGCGTGAAATCGTCGAAGGCCAGAAGATCGGCTACGAGCTTGAACGCGATAACAAGTCGGGCAAAATGTCCGCTTGCAATCTGCGAACTGCCTAA
- the kduD gene encoding 2-dehydro-3-deoxy-D-gluconate 5-dehydrogenase KduD produces the protein MSAVANPFDLTGRTAVVTGANTGIGQAIAAALAEAGASIVAVGRSSMDETEALVKQAGSRFHVVKADLGTIEPVKGIVAEAIQTFGGLDILVNNAGIIRRADALDFTEEDWDAVIDVNLKTAFFLSQAAGRHMVDKGRGKIINIASLLSFQGGIRIPSYTASKSGLAGLTKLLACEWAGKGVNVNAIAPGYFVTNNTTALREDADRNAAILSRIPAGRWGTPAELGGAAVFLASSASDYVHGTVLPVDGGWLAR, from the coding sequence GTGAGCGCCGTGGCCAATCCCTTCGACCTCACAGGCAGGACTGCCGTCGTCACCGGCGCCAATACCGGCATCGGCCAGGCCATCGCGGCAGCGCTGGCCGAGGCCGGCGCCTCGATCGTCGCCGTCGGCCGGTCCTCGATGGATGAAACCGAGGCGCTGGTGAAACAGGCGGGAAGCCGCTTCCATGTCGTCAAGGCCGATCTCGGCACCATCGAACCGGTCAAGGGGATCGTCGCCGAGGCCATCCAGACCTTCGGCGGCCTCGACATTCTCGTCAACAATGCCGGCATCATCCGCCGCGCCGATGCGCTCGATTTCACCGAGGAAGACTGGGACGCGGTGATCGACGTCAACCTGAAGACGGCCTTCTTCCTGTCGCAGGCGGCCGGCCGCCACATGGTCGACAAGGGCAGGGGCAAGATCATCAACATCGCCTCGCTGCTCTCCTTCCAGGGCGGCATCCGCATTCCCTCCTATACCGCCTCGAAAAGCGGCCTTGCCGGACTGACTAAGCTGCTGGCCTGCGAATGGGCCGGCAAGGGCGTCAACGTCAACGCCATTGCGCCGGGTTATTTCGTCACCAACAACACCACGGCGCTGCGCGAGGATGCCGACCGCAACGCCGCCATTCTTTCCCGCATTCCGGCCGGGCGCTGGGGAACACCCGCCGAGCTCGGCGGCGCCGCCGTCTTCCTGGCATCGTCGGCCTCCGACTACGTGCACGGAACGGTTCTGCCCGTCGATGGCGGCTGGCTGGCGCGGTGA
- a CDS encoding FadR/GntR family transcriptional regulator, whose protein sequence is MTERGNAVTTTRQLPNLRSGLADMLMAQIESGDLKPGQRLPTEQAIMRTTGVSRTIVREALATLRAKGLITTRQGLGAFVSNDPTPRSFSIIPNDLQSIDEVLRVLELRMGVEYEAAGLAALRRTPEDLGRMQARLDALDKALEEGGYGAQEDYAFHRSILVATQNSYYGRLFDTFGDIMVPRQWARLDKMTAVERKRHAARMRREHHAIFTAIRDGEEAAARRAIRTHLSKSAARFEELRDASTSS, encoded by the coding sequence ATGACGGAAAGAGGCAACGCGGTCACCACCACTCGGCAGCTGCCGAACCTGCGCAGCGGCCTTGCCGATATGCTGATGGCGCAGATCGAATCCGGTGATCTGAAACCCGGCCAGCGCCTGCCGACCGAACAAGCAATCATGAGGACGACCGGCGTCAGCCGGACGATCGTTCGCGAAGCGCTCGCCACGCTCCGCGCCAAGGGCCTGATCACCACGCGGCAGGGCCTCGGGGCTTTCGTCTCGAACGATCCGACGCCCAGATCCTTCTCGATCATTCCCAACGACCTGCAGTCGATCGACGAGGTTCTGCGCGTGCTGGAGCTGCGCATGGGGGTCGAATACGAAGCCGCCGGTCTTGCCGCGCTGCGGCGCACGCCCGAAGATCTCGGCCGCATGCAGGCTCGGCTCGATGCGCTCGACAAGGCGCTCGAGGAGGGCGGATATGGCGCGCAGGAGGATTACGCCTTCCACCGGTCGATCCTGGTCGCGACGCAGAATTCCTATTATGGCCGCCTCTTCGATACGTTCGGCGACATCATGGTGCCGCGGCAATGGGCGCGCCTGGACAAGATGACGGCGGTCGAGCGCAAGCGCCATGCGGCGCGCATGCGCCGGGAGCACCACGCCATATTCACGGCGATCCGCGACGGCGAGGAGGCTGCCGCCCGTCGCGCCATCCGAACGCACCTGTCGAAGAGTGCCGCCCGCTTCGAAGAACTGCGCGACGCCAGCACTTCCTCTTGA
- a CDS encoding 3'-5' exonuclease, whose amino-acid sequence MSVQRDSQLDMFARASPAVAKARAPSRRPLSQPAGHSDEDMARTLEESGNYRILRKLTARPIATVRRPEFLRLGVILDTETTGLNHRSDEIIEIGAVGFTFDDDGGIGDIVGIYGGLQQPSRPIPPEVTRLTGITDSMVEGQVIDSRSLSALIEPADLIIAHNAGFDRPFCEAFSRIFAGKAWACSVSEIDWSARGFEGTKLGYLVGQAGYFHDGHRAVDDCHALLEILDREQGDGESPFAELYRASQRSRIRIFAEHSPFEMKDHLKARGYRWSDGSDGRLKSWWIEVGEDDLDDELSYLRSDIYRWKEAEPPIVRLTAFDRFKL is encoded by the coding sequence ATGAGCGTGCAGAGAGATTCGCAACTCGACATGTTTGCCAGGGCATCGCCGGCAGTCGCCAAGGCGCGCGCTCCCTCGCGCCGGCCGTTGTCGCAGCCGGCCGGCCATTCCGATGAAGATATGGCGCGCACGCTTGAAGAGAGCGGCAATTACCGCATCCTGCGGAAACTGACCGCCCGGCCGATCGCAACGGTCAGACGGCCGGAATTTCTGCGGCTCGGCGTCATTCTCGATACGGAGACGACCGGTCTCAATCACCGCAGCGACGAAATCATCGAAATCGGCGCCGTCGGCTTCACATTCGACGATGACGGCGGGATCGGCGATATTGTCGGCATCTATGGCGGCCTGCAACAGCCGTCGCGGCCGATACCGCCGGAGGTTACCCGGCTGACCGGCATCACCGATTCGATGGTCGAAGGCCAGGTCATCGACAGCAGATCGTTGAGCGCGCTGATCGAGCCGGCGGATCTGATCATCGCCCACAATGCCGGTTTCGACCGGCCGTTCTGCGAAGCTTTCTCCAGGATTTTCGCCGGCAAGGCCTGGGCGTGCTCGGTTTCGGAGATCGACTGGAGCGCCCGCGGTTTCGAAGGCACCAAGCTCGGCTATCTCGTCGGCCAGGCCGGGTATTTCCATGACGGCCACCGCGCCGTGGATGACTGCCACGCGCTGCTGGAAATTCTCGATCGAGAACAAGGCGACGGTGAAAGCCCGTTTGCCGAGCTTTACCGCGCCAGCCAGCGCTCGCGGATTCGCATTTTTGCCGAACACAGCCCGTTCGAGATGAAGGACCATCTGAAGGCGAGGGGGTATCGCTGGTCGGATGGCAGCGACGGCCGGCTGAAGTCCTGGTGGATCGAAGTCGGCGAAGACGATCTTGACGACGAGCTTTCCTATCTGCGCTCGGACATCTACCGGTGGAAAGAGGCAGAGCCGCCGATCGTGCGGCTGACGGCCTTCGATCGCTTCAAACTCTGA
- a CDS encoding cellobiose phosphorylase, with protein MAPDTARSFQMPRRDEFGLLAISNGSGLSISALPNGTLFAIEYADDKGAVQINQIQGSPLIGGIGRLYLRIGGARPEVVEIVGPRANGSFGHDATRFSWSGKTGDIGYNVRLELHPTETAWVWRVALRHLKEKTLPADLVLIQDVGLGDRGFLMNSEAYASQYVDHHIADHQTFGPVVMNRQNLKQGGGRNPWLMQGCLDGAAAYATDAIQLVQAKYRLGDLLVGPFGTSLPSKRRQQETACPAIQSKSLSISASGATATFFALFAADHPEASSDADLLRLDGLAAAERVIGDLEETVPVRSLLQDASLLEVEPLDKKAIGRLYPERSLEERAGGKLLSFFVPDGALNRHVVLRDKELLVARRHGAIVRSGENMLLDDSTLATTCWMQGIFGAQLTIGNTSFHKLFSVSRDPYNLTRTSGLRIMADVGAGWQLLAVPSAFEMGLSDCRWIYQCAGRTIIVTAVASGEDAAMQWAVSVEGKPCRFLVFGHVVLGEREYDAGGRIEFDTARKRIHFRPDQTWLWGERYPAAGYWLVSSTPDAIEEIGGDELLYIDGMPRNGAFVALRSQPTQALSFAVVGSMTDAEDADRLAERYQAGVTDEAMLAPASKFWRNTVRGLTIDSPSSDLAAQATLLPWLAHDAIVHLSVPHGLEQYTGAAWGTRDACQGPIEFLLAYEHDREAKEVVKTVFSEQYLEKGDWPQWFMLEPYANIRAGDSHGDIVVWPLKALCDYIEATGDLAVLDEKVSWRDEKTMQKAAETDTIAIHVEKLLDTVRGQFIPGTHLIRYGEGDWNDSLQPADPHLRDWMVSSWTVALLYEQIVRYSAILRRLGRGDDAKALRKTATAMRRDFNRHLVRDGIVAGYGIFDPAHDGVELLLHPSDKRTGLSYSLISMTQAMLGGLFTPAQRQDHMTLIEEHLLFPDGVRLMERPATYAGGPETLFRRAESSSFFGREIGLMYVHAHLRYCETLALGAAADELWKAIAVANPIAVTAALPQASLRQRNTYFSSSDAAFHDRYQAEAEWEGVKAGKVAVDGGWRIYSSGPGLYTRSVVENILGFKRRFGRRRRKPLLPEAHASVELQTDHAAWRRLMKAKPKA; from the coding sequence ATGGCCCCGGACACTGCCCGCAGTTTTCAAATGCCCCGCCGCGACGAGTTTGGCCTCCTTGCGATCAGCAACGGTTCCGGCCTGTCGATATCGGCGCTGCCGAACGGGACGCTGTTTGCCATCGAATATGCCGACGACAAGGGAGCGGTGCAGATCAACCAGATCCAGGGCTCGCCGCTCATCGGCGGCATCGGGCGGCTTTATCTGCGCATCGGCGGCGCTCGGCCGGAGGTCGTCGAAATCGTCGGGCCGCGCGCCAATGGCAGCTTCGGACATGATGCGACGCGCTTTTCGTGGAGCGGAAAAACCGGCGATATCGGCTATAACGTCCGGCTCGAGCTGCATCCCACCGAAACGGCATGGGTCTGGCGTGTCGCCCTCCGGCACCTGAAGGAGAAAACGCTGCCGGCGGATCTGGTGCTGATCCAGGATGTCGGCCTCGGCGATCGCGGCTTCCTGATGAACAGCGAAGCCTATGCCTCCCAATATGTCGATCACCATATCGCCGATCATCAGACGTTTGGTCCCGTGGTGATGAACCGGCAAAATCTCAAACAGGGTGGTGGCCGCAATCCCTGGCTCATGCAGGGCTGCCTCGACGGCGCGGCTGCCTATGCCACGGATGCGATCCAGCTGGTGCAGGCGAAATACCGCCTCGGCGACCTCTTGGTCGGCCCCTTCGGCACCAGCCTGCCGAGCAAGCGGCGGCAGCAGGAGACGGCATGTCCGGCCATCCAGTCGAAATCGCTCTCCATTTCGGCAAGCGGCGCGACTGCGACCTTCTTCGCGCTCTTTGCCGCCGATCATCCCGAGGCGTCGAGCGATGCCGATCTTCTTCGGCTCGACGGGCTTGCGGCGGCAGAGAGGGTGATCGGCGATCTCGAGGAGACGGTGCCGGTCCGCAGCCTGCTGCAGGACGCGTCTCTGCTGGAGGTCGAGCCGCTCGACAAAAAGGCGATCGGCCGCCTTTATCCCGAGCGGAGCCTGGAAGAGCGCGCCGGCGGAAAGCTGCTGTCGTTCTTCGTACCGGATGGCGCGCTGAACCGTCACGTCGTGCTGCGCGACAAGGAGCTGTTGGTGGCGCGCCGCCACGGTGCGATCGTCAGAAGTGGTGAGAATATGCTGCTCGACGATTCCACCCTTGCCACGACCTGCTGGATGCAGGGCATCTTCGGCGCGCAGCTGACGATCGGCAATACCTCCTTTCACAAGCTCTTCTCCGTCTCCCGCGATCCCTACAATCTGACGCGCACCAGCGGGCTGCGCATCATGGCGGATGTCGGCGCTGGCTGGCAGCTGCTGGCGGTGCCGTCGGCTTTCGAAATGGGGCTCAGCGACTGCCGCTGGATCTATCAGTGCGCCGGCCGCACGATCATTGTAACGGCGGTCGCCTCCGGCGAGGATGCGGCAATGCAGTGGGCGGTCTCGGTCGAGGGCAAGCCGTGCCGCTTCCTGGTCTTCGGCCATGTGGTGCTCGGCGAACGTGAATATGACGCGGGCGGCCGGATCGAATTCGATACGGCGCGCAAGCGTATCCATTTCCGGCCGGATCAGACCTGGCTCTGGGGGGAGCGTTATCCCGCTGCCGGTTATTGGCTGGTAAGTTCGACGCCCGATGCCATCGAGGAGATCGGCGGCGACGAACTGCTTTATATCGATGGGATGCCACGCAACGGCGCCTTCGTCGCGCTGCGCTCGCAGCCGACACAGGCGCTCTCATTCGCCGTCGTCGGCTCGATGACCGATGCTGAAGACGCCGACCGGCTGGCAGAGCGGTATCAGGCCGGCGTCACCGATGAAGCGATGCTGGCGCCGGCTTCCAAATTCTGGCGCAACACCGTGCGCGGCCTGACGATCGACAGCCCTTCATCGGATCTTGCCGCGCAGGCGACGCTGCTGCCCTGGCTCGCGCACGACGCCATCGTGCATCTGAGCGTGCCGCACGGCCTCGAGCAATATACCGGTGCGGCCTGGGGCACGCGCGACGCCTGCCAGGGCCCGATCGAGTTCCTGCTTGCCTACGAGCATGACCGTGAAGCCAAAGAAGTGGTGAAAACCGTCTTCAGCGAGCAATATCTTGAGAAAGGCGACTGGCCGCAATGGTTCATGCTGGAGCCTTATGCCAACATCAGGGCAGGCGACAGTCATGGCGATATCGTCGTCTGGCCGCTGAAAGCGCTCTGCGACTATATCGAAGCGACGGGCGATCTCGCCGTTCTCGACGAGAAAGTCTCCTGGCGTGACGAAAAGACCATGCAGAAGGCGGCGGAGACCGACACCATCGCGATCCATGTCGAGAAACTGCTCGATACCGTCCGCGGCCAGTTCATTCCGGGAACGCATCTGATCCGCTATGGCGAGGGAGACTGGAACGATTCCCTGCAGCCGGCCGATCCGCATCTGCGCGATTGGATGGTCAGCAGCTGGACCGTCGCCCTACTCTACGAGCAGATCGTCCGTTATTCGGCGATCCTGCGCCGCCTCGGCCGTGGCGATGACGCTAAAGCGTTGAGGAAGACCGCAACCGCGATGCGCCGGGATTTCAACCGCCATCTCGTGCGGGACGGTATCGTGGCCGGCTACGGTATCTTCGATCCCGCCCATGACGGCGTCGAATTGCTGCTGCACCCGAGCGATAAGCGCACCGGCCTCTCCTACTCGCTGATCTCGATGACGCAGGCGATGCTCGGCGGGCTGTTCACGCCGGCGCAGAGGCAGGATCATATGACGCTGATCGAGGAGCATCTGCTCTTCCCCGACGGCGTGCGGCTGATGGAAAGGCCCGCGACCTATGCCGGCGGACCCGAGACGCTGTTTCGCCGCGCCGAATCCTCCTCCTTTTTCGGCCGCGAGATCGGGCTGATGTATGTGCATGCGCATCTGCGCTATTGCGAAACCCTCGCTCTGGGCGCTGCAGCGGACGAACTCTGGAAGGCAATTGCCGTTGCGAATCCGATCGCCGTTACCGCGGCGCTGCCGCAGGCTTCGCTGCGCCAGCGCAATACTTATTTCAGCAGCAGCGATGCGGCTTTCCATGACCGCTATCAGGCGGAGGCCGAATGGGAGGGCGTCAAGGCCGGAAAGGTCGCTGTCGATGGCGGCTGGCGCATCTATTCCAGCGGCCCCGGGCTCTACACGAGGAGCGTTGTCGAAAATATCCTCGGCTTCAAACGGCGCTTCGGCCGGCGCAGACGCAAACCGCTGCTGCCCGAGGCTCACGCCTCCGTCGAGCTGCAGACGGATCACGCAGCCTGGCGGCGGCTGATGAAAGCGAAGCCAAAGGCCTAA
- a CDS encoding DUF2026 family protein — MLIKQTDYHRIYRVINSLILNENGNPAHACMYFATFGSFILEQHYKVKATPKGGLAAYNLDGTMILFADHREDGYVTGAGENFHCWVEADGWAIDFMAPAFSETAAGLQVPSKMFQRPLSSMAPSINDLNHSGDFFYLSEPAATAARFQDWHKLAMIGDLATVAATWFRKTPKNMAAAISVGNQSGKTRSVPLIGNPLVGSW, encoded by the coding sequence ATGCTGATCAAGCAAACCGACTATCACCGGATTTATCGAGTTATCAATAGCTTGATCTTGAATGAGAACGGAAATCCCGCGCACGCCTGTATGTACTTCGCTACATTCGGCTCGTTCATTCTCGAACAGCACTATAAGGTGAAAGCGACGCCCAAAGGCGGCCTTGCGGCATATAATCTGGATGGGACAATGATCCTGTTTGCCGACCACCGTGAGGATGGTTACGTCACAGGAGCCGGTGAGAATTTCCATTGCTGGGTCGAAGCAGACGGTTGGGCCATTGATTTCATGGCCCCTGCGTTCTCAGAGACGGCGGCAGGTCTCCAGGTCCCGTCAAAGATGTTTCAGCGGCCCTTGTCATCCATGGCGCCCAGCATCAATGATTTGAACCACTCCGGAGACTTCTTCTATTTGTCCGAACCTGCCGCGACCGCCGCCCGCTTTCAGGATTGGCACAAACTTGCGATGATCGGTGATCTGGCAACTGTTGCAGCAACGTGGTTTCGAAAGACTCCCAAAAATATGGCTGCCGCTATCTCCGTGGGCAATCAGTCAGGCAAGACCAGAAGCGTTCCTCTTATCGGCAATCCGCTTGTCGGCAGTTGGTGA
- a CDS encoding aldo/keto reductase has protein sequence MDYRKLGPSGTVVTAYCLGTMTFGAEADEAASHKLLDDYFAWGGNFIDTADVYSAGKSEEIIGRWLKARPTEARQAIVATKGRFPMGNGPNDIGLSRRHLGQALDDSLSRLGLDQIDLYQMHAWDALTPIEETLRFLDDAVSSGKIGYYGFSNYVGWHIAKASEIAKARGYTRPVTLQPQYNLLVRDIELEIVAACQDAGMGLLPWSPLGGGWLTGKYKRDEMPTGATRLGENPNRGGESYAPRNAMERTWAIIAVVEEIAKAHGVSMAQVALAWTAAQPAITSVILGARTPEQLADNLGAMKLKLTGDDMARLNEVSAPRPFDYPYGKGGINQRHRKVEGGR, from the coding sequence ATGGATTATCGCAAGCTCGGTCCCAGCGGGACCGTCGTCACCGCCTATTGCCTGGGCACCATGACCTTCGGCGCGGAGGCCGACGAAGCGGCCTCGCACAAGCTGCTCGACGATTATTTCGCCTGGGGCGGCAATTTCATCGATACCGCCGATGTCTACAGCGCCGGCAAGTCGGAAGAGATCATCGGACGCTGGCTGAAGGCCCGCCCGACCGAAGCCCGCCAGGCGATCGTCGCCACCAAGGGCCGCTTTCCGATGGGCAACGGACCGAACGATATCGGCCTGTCGCGCCGGCATCTCGGCCAGGCGCTCGACGATTCTCTCAGCCGCCTCGGCCTTGATCAGATCGACCTCTACCAGATGCATGCCTGGGACGCGCTGACGCCGATCGAGGAAACGCTGCGCTTCCTCGACGACGCGGTTTCCTCAGGCAAGATCGGCTATTACGGCTTCTCCAACTATGTCGGCTGGCATATCGCCAAGGCCTCGGAGATCGCCAAGGCGCGCGGTTATACGCGCCCGGTGACGCTGCAGCCGCAATATAACCTGCTGGTGCGCGACATCGAGCTTGAAATCGTCGCCGCCTGCCAGGATGCCGGCATGGGCCTGTTGCCGTGGTCGCCGCTCGGCGGTGGCTGGCTGACCGGCAAATACAAGCGCGACGAGATGCCGACCGGCGCCACCCGCCTGGGCGAAAATCCCAACCGCGGCGGCGAATCCTATGCGCCGCGCAATGCGATGGAACGAACCTGGGCGATCATCGCGGTTGTCGAGGAAATCGCCAAGGCGCACGGCGTCAGCATGGCGCAGGTGGCGCTCGCCTGGACGGCGGCGCAGCCGGCGATCACCTCGGTCATCCTCGGCGCCCGCACGCCGGAGCAACTGGCCGACAATCTCGGCGCCATGAAGCTCAAGCTCACAGGCGACGACATGGCGAGACTGAATGAGGTCAGCGCCCCTCGGCCTTTCGACTATCCCTACGGCAAGGGCGGCATCAACCAGCGCCACCGCAAGGTCGAAGGCGGCCGTTGA
- the kduI gene encoding 5-dehydro-4-deoxy-D-glucuronate isomerase, translated as MQIDVRHASHPEAVRNYDTETLRRHFLVETVFAGGEIRLTYSHYDRMVIGGATPLADGLPLTAPTAIGQETFLAERELGALNIGGAGRISVDGTSYDLAKYDCLYVGKGAKDLRFESADAANPAKFYLVSTPAHQTHPTVLLTREKARHLTPGEAATANKRSIYQFIHPEVCQSCQLTLGFTMIEAGSVWNTMPAHTHDRRMEAYLYFDLEAEQRVFHFMGEPQQTRHMLVANEQAVISPPWSIHSGAGTKNYSFIWAMAGDNKSFTDMDHIAIADLR; from the coding sequence ATGCAGATCGACGTGAGGCACGCCTCCCATCCCGAGGCCGTGCGCAATTACGACACCGAGACGCTGCGGCGTCACTTTCTGGTGGAAACCGTCTTTGCGGGCGGCGAGATCCGGCTGACTTATTCCCATTACGACCGCATGGTCATCGGCGGCGCGACGCCGCTCGCCGACGGGCTGCCGCTGACGGCGCCGACGGCGATCGGCCAGGAAACTTTCCTTGCCGAGCGTGAACTCGGCGCGCTGAACATCGGCGGCGCCGGGCGCATCAGCGTCGACGGCACGAGCTACGATCTCGCCAAATATGATTGCCTCTATGTCGGCAAGGGCGCCAAGGACCTCCGGTTCGAAAGTGCGGATGCCGCCAATCCGGCCAAGTTCTATCTGGTCTCGACGCCGGCGCATCAGACGCATCCGACGGTGTTGCTCACCCGCGAAAAGGCCCGCCACCTGACGCCGGGTGAAGCCGCGACGGCCAACAAGCGGTCGATCTACCAGTTCATCCATCCTGAGGTTTGCCAGTCCTGCCAGCTGACCCTCGGCTTCACCATGATCGAAGCCGGCAGCGTCTGGAACACCATGCCGGCCCATACGCATGACCGCCGCATGGAAGCCTATCTCTATTTCGATCTCGAAGCCGAGCAGCGCGTCTTCCACTTCATGGGCGAGCCGCAGCAGACCCGGCATATGCTGGTCGCCAACGAACAGGCGGTCATCTCGCCGCCCTGGTCGATCCATTCCGGCGCCGGCACCAAGAATTACAGCTTCATCTGGGCGATGGCCGGCGACAATAAAAGCTTCACCGACATGGATCACATCGCCATTGCGGATCTGAGGTGA
- a CDS encoding L,D-transpeptidase — MRLLALLAVAVLLTVVQAHAQVYEPYDGYDEYGGYDYDDPYSPYPPPPYYDPAPRDQEPLYDRREPSTRSARGTIVIATREHTLIYMTSSGEQFAYPIAVGREGKQWYGSTRVVSKRMHPEWRPTASMRQKNPRLPAVVKAGPANPLGTRAIYLADGLLRIHGTNDPASIGTNASSGCFRMYREDVEELYDMVQPGTRVIVQR; from the coding sequence ATGAGATTGCTGGCTCTTCTTGCTGTGGCCGTTTTGCTGACGGTGGTTCAAGCCCATGCCCAAGTTTATGAACCGTATGATGGATACGACGAATACGGCGGCTACGACTATGATGACCCGTATAGCCCGTATCCACCTCCGCCGTATTACGACCCCGCCCCTCGCGATCAGGAACCTCTGTATGATCGCAGAGAACCCTCGACACGAAGTGCAAGGGGAACCATCGTGATCGCCACGCGTGAGCACACCCTTATTTACATGACGTCATCGGGTGAACAGTTCGCCTACCCAATCGCCGTCGGCCGCGAAGGCAAGCAATGGTACGGATCAACCCGGGTCGTATCCAAGCGAATGCATCCCGAATGGCGGCCGACGGCGAGCATGCGGCAGAAGAACCCAAGGCTTCCCGCGGTCGTGAAGGCTGGCCCTGCCAATCCGCTTGGAACCCGCGCAATTTACCTGGCCGACGGGCTGCTCCGCATCCACGGCACCAACGACCCCGCCTCCATCGGAACCAATGCTTCGAGCGGTTGCTTTCGGATGTACCGCGAGGACGTCGAGGAACTTTACGATATGGTCCAGCCGGGGACCCGAGTGATCGTCCAGCGGTAA
- a CDS encoding NAD(P)/FAD-dependent oxidoreductase, giving the protein MPGDNGKGVEQDVVIIGAGAAGIAAARHLQAIRPDLSILLLEAADRLGGRASSVGLPGASDIALDLGCGWLHGARTNAWTGLADAVGLTVDRTPAPWNGGRRLQRDDAETQAAQHAIGAYFERLDSHEGDDTNLAAMLEPGNSWNGQIRAIGTYITGAELERSSVVDYTRYDPGPGPDWRVREGYGTLISLYGRPVPARLGVEVTRINHRPAGGVGIETNRGGLSARAVLVTVSTNVLAAGRIVFDPPLPEKIEAAARLPLGLADKLFLRLAHPEALPADTHMLGSVSRAATGTYQLRPLGAPVVEAYFAGDLAHDLEREGKEAAFAFAGDELAAQFGADVRKHLSVAAISAWAAAPHIGGSYSYAEPGASDLRGVLAAPHDGRIFFAGEACSRARYSTAHGAYETGVAAADLIAGSLSRKA; this is encoded by the coding sequence ATGCCCGGTGACAACGGTAAGGGTGTCGAACAGGATGTCGTCATCATCGGCGCCGGCGCCGCCGGCATTGCCGCCGCCCGGCACCTGCAGGCGATCCGCCCGGATCTTTCGATCCTGCTTCTGGAAGCCGCCGATCGTCTCGGCGGCCGCGCCTCGTCGGTCGGGCTGCCGGGAGCATCCGATATCGCGCTCGATCTCGGCTGCGGCTGGCTGCACGGGGCGCGGACCAATGCCTGGACGGGGCTTGCCGATGCGGTCGGATTGACGGTCGACCGCACACCGGCGCCCTGGAACGGCGGCCGGCGGCTGCAGCGCGACGATGCGGAGACCCAGGCCGCGCAACATGCGATCGGCGCCTATTTTGAACGGCTCGACAGTCATGAGGGCGATGACACAAATCTGGCCGCGATGCTCGAACCCGGCAATTCCTGGAACGGCCAGATCCGGGCGATCGGCACGTATATCACCGGCGCCGAGCTGGAACGCTCGTCGGTCGTCGACTACACCAGATACGACCCCGGCCCCGGCCCCGATTGGCGGGTGCGCGAGGGCTATGGAACATTGATCTCGCTTTACGGCAGGCCGGTTCCGGCAAGGCTCGGCGTCGAGGTCACGCGCATAAACCACCGCCCTGCCGGCGGTGTCGGCATCGAGACGAACCGGGGTGGGCTCAGCGCCCGTGCGGTGCTGGTGACCGTTTCCACCAATGTGCTTGCCGCCGGCAGGATCGTCTTCGACCCTCCCTTGCCCGAGAAGATCGAGGCGGCGGCGCGCCTGCCGCTCGGGCTTGCCGACAAGCTCTTCCTCAGGCTCGCCCATCCGGAGGCGCTGCCGGCCGATACCCATATGCTCGGCTCCGTCAGCCGTGCTGCCACCGGCACCTATCAGCTCCGGCCGCTCGGCGCTCCTGTCGTCGAAGCCTATTTTGCCGGCGACCTCGCGCATGATCTGGAGCGGGAGGGGAAAGAGGCCGCCTTTGCCTTCGCTGGAGATGAGCTGGCGGCACAATTCGGCGCCGATGTCCGCAAGCATTTGTCGGTGGCCGCGATCTCGGCCTGGGCCGCTGCACCCCATATCGGCGGCTCCTATTCCTATGCCGAACCCGGCGCCTCCGATCTGCGCGGGGTCCTCGCCGCACCGCATGACGGACGGATCTTCTTTGCCGGCGAAGCCTGTTCGCGCGCGCGTTATTCGACGGCGCACGGCGCCTACGAGACCGGCGTCGCCGCAGCCGATCTGATTGCCGGATCGCTGTCGAGAAAAGCGTAA
- a CDS encoding DUF1127 domain-containing protein, which translates to MNVARSFNNWRKYRQTVAELGRMSTRELDDLGIGRGDIRNVARAAIAR; encoded by the coding sequence ATGAACGTAGCACGCTCTTTTAACAACTGGCGCAAGTACCGTCAGACGGTCGCTGAACTGGGCCGTATGTCCACGCGCGAACTGGACGACCTCGGCATCGGCCGCGGCGACATCCGCAACGTCGCTCGCGCTGCCATCGCCCGCTAA